The following coding sequences lie in one Yoonia sp. G8-12 genomic window:
- a CDS encoding SDR family NAD(P)-dependent oxidoreductase: MTQLENKTALITGGAAGIGLETARLFLREGARVMIVDLKQPDLDAAVAELSPLGDIRSFAADVSDPDMTEAYVAATIGAFGRIDVFFNNAGIEGRVAPLVDQTIADFDRVMAVNVRGAFLGLQHVLPVMIGQGSGSIINMSSIAGLQGSANVAPYTTSKHAVVGLTKAAAIEAAPAGVRVNSVHPSPINTRMMRSLEEGFNPGHSTEVKQGLEATIPLGRYGESMDVAQLVLFLASDASAFITGAQYPVDGGMSAG; this comes from the coding sequence ATGACCCAGCTTGAAAATAAGACGGCCCTCATCACCGGGGGCGCTGCAGGGATCGGACTTGAAACCGCGCGCCTGTTTCTGCGCGAAGGTGCACGCGTCATGATCGTCGATCTTAAGCAACCCGATCTCGACGCAGCGGTCGCGGAGCTGTCCCCGCTGGGTGATATCCGCAGCTTTGCCGCCGATGTCTCGGACCCCGACATGACTGAAGCGTATGTCGCTGCGACCATCGGTGCGTTCGGTCGTATCGATGTATTCTTCAACAACGCGGGCATCGAAGGCCGCGTGGCACCTCTGGTCGATCAGACAATCGCGGATTTCGACCGCGTGATGGCGGTGAATGTGCGCGGCGCGTTTCTGGGACTGCAGCACGTTCTACCCGTGATGATCGGCCAAGGTAGTGGCAGCATCATCAACATGTCGTCGATTGCCGGGCTGCAGGGCAGTGCGAACGTCGCCCCCTACACTACCTCGAAGCATGCGGTCGTCGGGTTGACCAAAGCGGCCGCGATCGAGGCGGCACCCGCCGGTGTACGCGTCAATTCGGTGCACCCATCCCCCATCAACACCCGCATGATGCGGTCGCTGGAAGAGGGCTTCAATCCGGGGCACAGCACGGAAGTGAAACAAGGACTTGAGGCCACCATTCCACTTGGCCGCTATGGCGAGAGCATGGATGTCGCACAGCTTGTGCTGTTCCTTGCAAGCGACGCTTCAGCCTTCATCACCGGGGCGCAATACCCGGTCGATGGCGGCATGTCGGCTGGTTGA